From a region of the Corallococcus coralloides DSM 2259 genome:
- a CDS encoding LysE family translocator, with product MTVTSSLLTFLVAAGILAITPGVDTAMVLRTSAIEGTRRAGFAALGICLGCLVWGGAVALGLGALLAASQLAYTALSWAGAAYLVWLGIGLLRKPRSSFVADDAVHGAEVQHGAMDWLRRGVLTNVLNPKVGVFYVTFLPQFVPPDVPVVAYTFGLAAIHVVVGAMWFALLIRVTAPLGRVLRRPAFMKTMDRLTGCVFIAFGAKLALSRR from the coding sequence ATGACCGTCACCTCCTCCCTGCTGACGTTCCTCGTGGCCGCAGGCATCCTCGCCATCACCCCCGGTGTCGACACCGCCATGGTCCTGCGCACCTCCGCGATTGAAGGCACGAGGCGCGCGGGCTTCGCGGCCCTGGGCATCTGCCTTGGATGTCTCGTCTGGGGCGGGGCGGTCGCACTGGGGCTGGGCGCGCTGCTGGCGGCCTCGCAGCTCGCCTACACAGCGCTCAGTTGGGCAGGCGCGGCCTATCTGGTGTGGCTCGGCATCGGGCTGCTCCGGAAGCCTCGTTCGAGCTTCGTGGCCGATGACGCCGTCCACGGCGCGGAGGTCCAGCATGGAGCGATGGACTGGCTGCGCCGGGGAGTGCTGACCAACGTCCTCAACCCCAAGGTGGGGGTGTTCTACGTCACCTTCCTGCCGCAGTTCGTGCCCCCGGACGTTCCGGTCGTGGCCTACACGTTCGGCCTCGCGGCCATCCACGTCGTGGTGGGCGCCATGTGGTTCGCGCTCCTCATCAGGGTGACGGCACCGCTCGGTCGCGTCCTCCGGCGCCCTGCCTTCATGAAGACGATGGACCGTTTGACGGGGTGCGTGTTCATCGCGTTCGGCGCGAAGCTCGCGCTGTCCCGTCGCTAA
- a CDS encoding efflux RND transporter permease subunit, giving the protein MKFTDLFIRRPVVALVVNLIIIIAGLQALRSLNVRQYPRSENADITVTTVYVGANAELVRGFITTPLERVIAAADGIDYVESTSSQNISIIRARLKLNYDANRALSEISAKVDQVRGDLPPESQVPVMGIESADSQFAVAYLNFTSDFLEQNELSDYLVRVVQPRLSSVEGVQRADILGARTFAMRVWMKPDQMAALNVSPIQVRQALATNNSLAAVGQTKGSLVQVNLTANTGLRSVEEFKQLIVRKDGGAVVRLSDVADVVLGAEDYDTDVTLNGKTAVFVGIWSLPNANSLDVMQRIRQEMDSLKKDLPEQIHGGVAFDGTDYIQNAIDEVVSTLIETLIIVVIVIFLFLGSVRSILVPVVAIPVSLIGTVFLMQVFGFTVNLLTLLAVVLSVGLVVDDAIVVVENVERHLRAGLRPVDAAIKSARELVGPIIAMTLTLAAVYAPIAFQGGLTGSLFREFALTLAGAVTLSGVVALTLSPMMSSVLLKAGHEDMGLAGVINRGFERLRAAYARTLDSSLLVRGPIYAAWIFLSLLALVMFNQSARELAPVEDQDFVIGIMSTPSNSTLDQLKPSVTKTSELLMDMPESSFNFQIVQPSNGFWGLVLKPFKERQRTTAQVMAEAQERVNTIPAVQTFTLQPPALPGGGNFPVEFVIASTAEADELLGFAQQLQEKATQSGLFAFPPIIDVKLDQPQSELEVDREKVAQLGLNLGTVGQDLGSAVGGNFVNRFNIAGRSYKVIPQVLRSSRLTPEQLKDIHVTGPDGKLVALSAIASLKDKVAPRSLNRFQQLNAVKLSGVAIRPLDEALTYLETEAARILPAGYRIDYTGESRQLRTEGDSFAPAFGLAVVLIFLVLAAQFNSFRDPLIILAGSVPLALFGALVTTFLRMPNPMMPYFTDSFTTTLNIYSQVGLVTLVGLIAKNGILIVDFANRLQEEGKSKLEAVKEAASERLRPILMTTVATVAGHFPLVLVSGPGAAARNSIGLVLVTGMALGTLFTLYFVPAIYLLIAKTRTVATSDAAELQQAPDAAA; this is encoded by the coding sequence ATGAAATTCACCGACCTCTTCATCCGGCGTCCGGTCGTGGCGCTGGTCGTCAACCTCATCATCATCATCGCTGGCCTGCAGGCCCTGCGCTCGCTCAACGTGCGGCAGTACCCGCGCAGCGAGAACGCCGACATCACCGTCACCACGGTCTACGTCGGCGCCAACGCGGAGCTCGTCCGTGGCTTCATCACCACGCCGCTGGAGCGCGTCATCGCGGCGGCGGACGGCATCGACTACGTCGAGTCCACCAGCTCGCAGAACATCTCCATCATCCGCGCCCGGCTCAAGCTCAACTACGACGCCAACCGCGCCCTGAGTGAGATCAGCGCCAAGGTCGACCAGGTGCGTGGCGACCTTCCTCCCGAATCCCAGGTGCCCGTGATGGGCATCGAGTCCGCGGACAGCCAGTTCGCGGTCGCGTACCTCAACTTCACCTCCGACTTCCTCGAGCAGAACGAGCTGTCCGACTACCTGGTGCGCGTGGTGCAGCCCCGGCTGTCGTCGGTGGAGGGCGTGCAGCGCGCGGACATCCTCGGGGCGCGCACGTTCGCCATGCGGGTGTGGATGAAGCCGGACCAGATGGCCGCCCTCAACGTCAGCCCCATCCAGGTCCGTCAGGCGCTCGCCACGAACAACTCGCTCGCCGCCGTGGGCCAGACGAAGGGCTCGCTCGTGCAGGTGAACCTCACGGCGAACACGGGCCTGCGTTCGGTGGAGGAGTTCAAGCAGCTCATCGTCCGCAAGGATGGTGGCGCGGTGGTGCGGCTGTCGGACGTCGCGGACGTGGTGCTGGGCGCCGAGGACTACGACACCGACGTGACGCTCAACGGGAAGACGGCCGTGTTCGTCGGCATCTGGTCGCTGCCCAACGCCAACTCGCTGGACGTCATGCAGCGCATCCGCCAGGAGATGGACTCGCTCAAGAAGGACCTGCCGGAGCAGATCCACGGCGGCGTCGCCTTCGACGGCACGGACTACATCCAGAACGCCATCGACGAGGTGGTGAGCACGCTCATCGAGACGCTCATCATCGTCGTCATCGTCATCTTCCTGTTCCTGGGCTCGGTGCGCTCCATCCTGGTGCCGGTGGTGGCCATTCCGGTGTCACTCATCGGCACGGTGTTCCTGATGCAGGTGTTCGGCTTCACGGTGAACCTGCTCACCCTGCTCGCGGTGGTGCTGTCAGTAGGCCTGGTCGTGGACGACGCCATCGTCGTGGTGGAGAACGTGGAGCGCCACCTGCGTGCCGGCCTGCGCCCGGTGGACGCCGCCATCAAGAGCGCGCGCGAGCTGGTGGGGCCCATCATCGCCATGACGCTCACGCTCGCCGCGGTGTACGCGCCCATCGCCTTCCAGGGCGGGCTCACGGGCTCGCTGTTCCGCGAGTTCGCGCTCACGCTGGCCGGCGCGGTGACCCTGTCAGGCGTGGTGGCGCTGACGCTCTCCCCGATGATGTCCTCCGTGCTCCTGAAGGCGGGCCACGAGGACATGGGACTCGCGGGCGTCATCAACCGCGGCTTCGAGCGCCTGCGGGCCGCGTACGCCCGCACCCTGGACAGCTCGCTGCTCGTCCGCGGGCCCATCTACGCGGCGTGGATCTTCCTGAGCTTGCTCGCGCTGGTGATGTTCAACCAGTCGGCCCGGGAGCTGGCGCCCGTGGAGGACCAGGACTTCGTCATCGGCATCATGAGCACGCCGTCCAACTCCACCCTGGATCAGCTGAAGCCGTCCGTGACCAAGACGAGCGAGTTGCTGATGGACATGCCGGAGTCCAGCTTCAACTTCCAGATCGTGCAGCCGAGCAACGGCTTCTGGGGCCTGGTGCTGAAGCCGTTCAAGGAGCGCCAGCGGACCACGGCGCAGGTGATGGCGGAGGCGCAGGAGCGGGTGAACACCATCCCGGCGGTCCAGACGTTCACCCTCCAGCCCCCCGCGCTGCCGGGCGGTGGCAACTTCCCGGTGGAGTTCGTCATCGCCTCCACGGCGGAGGCGGACGAGCTCTTGGGCTTCGCGCAGCAGCTCCAGGAGAAGGCGACGCAGAGCGGGTTGTTCGCCTTCCCGCCCATCATCGACGTGAAGCTGGACCAGCCCCAGTCGGAGCTGGAGGTCGACCGCGAGAAGGTGGCGCAGCTGGGCCTGAACCTGGGCACCGTGGGCCAGGACCTGGGGTCCGCCGTGGGCGGCAACTTCGTCAACCGGTTCAACATCGCCGGCCGCAGCTACAAGGTCATCCCGCAGGTCCTGCGCTCCTCCCGCCTCACGCCGGAGCAGCTCAAGGACATCCACGTCACCGGTCCCGACGGCAAGCTCGTGGCCCTGTCGGCCATCGCGTCCCTCAAGGACAAGGTGGCGCCCCGGTCGCTCAACCGCTTCCAGCAGCTCAATGCGGTGAAGCTCAGCGGCGTGGCCATCCGCCCGCTGGACGAGGCGCTCACGTACCTGGAGACGGAGGCCGCGCGCATCCTGCCCGCAGGCTACCGCATCGACTACACGGGCGAGTCCCGGCAGCTGCGCACGGAGGGTGACTCGTTCGCCCCGGCGTTCGGGCTGGCGGTGGTGCTGATCTTCCTGGTGCTCGCGGCCCAGTTCAACAGCTTCCGGGATCCGCTCATCATCCTCGCCGGGTCGGTGCCGCTGGCGCTCTTTGGCGCGCTGGTGACCACGTTCCTGCGGATGCCGAACCCGATGATGCCGTACTTCACGGACAGCTTCACGACCACGCTCAACATCTACTCGCAGGTGGGTCTGGTGACGCTGGTGGGCCTCATCGCGAAGAACGGCATCCTCATCGTGGACTTCGCCAACCGCCTCCAGGAGGAGGGCAAATCGAAGCTCGAGGCGGTGAAGGAAGCCGCCTCCGAGCGGCTCCGTCCCATCCTGATGACGACGGTGGCCACGGTCGCGGGCCACTTCCCGCTCGTCCTGGTGTCGGGCCCGGGCGCGGCGGCGCGCAACAGCATCGGGCTCGTGCTGGTGACGGGCATGGCGCTGGGCACGCTCTTCACCCTCTACTTCGTGCCGGCCATCTACCTGCTCATCGCCAAGACGCGCACCGTGGCCACCAGTGACGCCGCGGAGCTCCAGCAGGCGCCTGACGCCGCTGCGTAG
- a CDS encoding efflux RND transporter periplasmic adaptor subunit: MHASAPEVPPASPPRASRLKRWIIGVLLLLGIFAGLAAVKAGQIVSMISAGETFVQPPESVTSAQAESFGWQGTRSAVGTVLALRGVTLSAELPGVVNDIRFENGASVKKGQVLVQLDTSSEQAQLAGAEADAELSRLTRERAEKLNAQGANTQSELDAVRARALQSSATVAHLKSLIAKKTIRAPFDGRIGIRQVELGQLVSPGNPIASLQSSTPALVEFQLPQQALAQVKQGQKVRLRVDVFPGESWEGDLTTINPEVELSSRNVRMRATVPNADGRLLPGMFVSVEVLSDASEQVVAIPATAVLFAPYGDSVFTLSEGKDAAGKTALLARQQFVRLGERRGDYVAVTSGLKPGQTVVSSGVFKLRNGMAVVVNNALAPPIEVAPQPVNP, from the coding sequence ATGCATGCCTCTGCTCCTGAAGTGCCTCCCGCCTCACCGCCCCGAGCCAGCCGCCTCAAGCGGTGGATCATCGGCGTGCTGCTCCTGCTCGGAATCTTCGCGGGGCTCGCCGCCGTCAAGGCGGGCCAGATCGTCTCGATGATCAGCGCCGGCGAGACCTTCGTGCAGCCGCCGGAGTCCGTCACGTCCGCCCAGGCGGAGTCCTTCGGCTGGCAGGGGACCCGGAGCGCTGTCGGCACCGTGCTGGCGCTCCGGGGCGTGACCCTGAGCGCGGAGCTGCCGGGCGTCGTCAACGACATCCGCTTCGAGAACGGCGCTTCGGTGAAGAAGGGCCAGGTGCTCGTCCAGCTCGACACCTCCAGCGAGCAGGCCCAGCTGGCCGGCGCCGAGGCCGACGCGGAGCTCTCGCGGCTGACCCGCGAGCGCGCCGAGAAGCTCAACGCCCAGGGCGCCAACACCCAGTCGGAGCTGGATGCCGTCCGCGCGCGGGCGCTCCAGTCCTCCGCCACGGTGGCCCACCTGAAGTCCCTCATCGCCAAGAAGACCATCCGGGCCCCCTTCGATGGCCGCATCGGCATCCGCCAGGTGGAGCTGGGACAGCTCGTCTCCCCGGGCAACCCCATCGCGTCCCTGCAGTCCTCCACCCCCGCGCTCGTGGAGTTCCAGCTGCCCCAGCAGGCGCTGGCCCAGGTGAAGCAGGGCCAGAAGGTGCGCCTGCGCGTCGACGTCTTCCCGGGCGAGTCCTGGGAGGGGGACCTCACCACCATCAACCCCGAGGTGGAGCTGTCCTCCCGCAACGTGCGCATGCGCGCCACCGTGCCCAACGCGGACGGCCGGCTGCTGCCCGGCATGTTCGTCAGCGTGGAGGTGCTCTCCGACGCCAGCGAGCAGGTGGTGGCCATTCCCGCCACCGCCGTGCTCTTCGCTCCCTATGGTGACTCGGTGTTCACCCTCTCCGAGGGCAAGGACGCCGCGGGCAAGACGGCCCTGCTGGCGCGGCAGCAGTTCGTGCGGCTGGGGGAGCGCCGGGGTGACTACGTCGCGGTGACGTCCGGCCTGAAGCCCGGGCAGACCGTGGTCAGCAGCGGCGTCTTCAAGCTGAGGAACGGCATGGCCGTCGTCGTGAACAACGCGCTGGCGCCGCCCATCGAGGTCGCACCCCAGCCGGTGAACCCTTAA